The sequence below is a genomic window from Acidimicrobiales bacterium.
CTCCGAGCAGTACGCCTTGGCCAGCGACGCCACGACCGGCAGCTCGTCGGAGTCCTCGGCGGCGGCCCAGCCGGCGTAGTACGCGGCCGACTTGGCCGACTCGACCTCGAGCAGCATGTCGGCGCACTTGTGCTTGATGGCCTGGAACGAGCCGATGGGCCGGCCGAACTGGATGCGGACCTTGGCGTACTCCACGCTCATGTCCAGGCAGCGCTGCGCCCCGCCGACCTGCTCGGCCGCCAGGGCGACGGCGGCGAGGTCGAGCGTCTTGGAGAGGGCAGCCTGGCCCCCGCCGTCGGTGCCGATCAGCCGGGCCGGCGTCTTGGAGAACTCCAGGCGCGCCTGCTTGCGGGTCATGTCCATCGTCGAGAGGGCCTTGCGCGTCAGCCCCGACGCGTCCCCGTCCACGGCGAAGAAGCTGATCCCCGCCGCGGTGCGCGCCACGACCACGATGAGGTTGGCCGTGTGCCCGTCGATGACGAACATCTTGTGGCCGTCGAGGGTGTAGCCGTCCCCGGACTTGGTGGCCTCGAGCTGGATGCCCTCCAGGTCCCAGCGCCCGTTGTCCTCGGTGAGGGCCAGGGTGGCGATGGTCTCCCCGGACGCGATGCCCGGCAGCAGCTCCTTCTTGGCGGCGTCGTCACCGCCGGCCAGGATGGCGTTGGCGGCCAGGGCCACGGTCGAGAAGTAGGGGGCGCAGAGCAGCGACTTGCCCATCTCCTCGAGCACGACGATCAGCTCCACGTAGGTGTAGCCCGAGCCTCCGTACTCCTCGGGGATGTGCAGGCCCTGGAGGCCGAGCTGCTGGCCCATCTGGGACCACACGGCGGGGTCGTAGCCCTCGGTCGTCTCCATCAGGCGCCGGACCTCGGTCACGGGGGACGTGTCGTCGAGGAACCGCCGGACCGACCGGCGTAGCTCCTCCTGCTCCTCACTGAAGGCGAAGTTCACTTCTGGGACCCCCCTACAAGGCCGCGTCCGGGTAGAAACGAGGGGCCAACAATGGCCCCAACTAGACCGCTCGGTCAAGATAGGCCGGACCGGCCAGCCAGGGAGGCGAGGCGCCCCACATGACCCTTCACTACGAGGACACCCAGGCCGAGATCCACCGGGTCGTCGTCGGCCCCATGGACAACAACGTCTACGTCCTGCGGTGCCGGGAGACCGGGGAGGCGGTTCTGCTGGACGCCGCCAACGAGCACGAGCGGCTCCTGGACCTGTGCCGGGACCTCGGGGTCCGCCGGGTGCTGGAGACCCACGGCCACTGGGACCACATCCAGGCCGTGCCGGCCGTCCGGGACGCCGGCTACGACGTCGGCGTCACCCAGGCCGACGCCGGCATGCTGCCCTCCTACGACTTCATCCTCGAGGACGACACCGTCATCACGGTGGGACGGCTCCGCCTCCGCACCATCCACACCCCGGGCCACACGCCGGGCTCGATGTCGTTCCGGCTGGAGGGATCACCCGTGCTGTTCAGCGGGGACACGCTGTTCCCGGGAGGCCCAGGGGCCACCAAGTTCGAGGGCGGGGACTTCCCGACGATCATCCGCTCGATCGAGGACCGCCTGTTCTCCCGCCTCGAGCCCGAGGTGGTCGTCCTTCCCGGCCACGGTGACGACACGACCATCGGAACCGAGCGCCCCCACCTCCAGGAGTGGGTCGACCGCGGCTGGTGACGGCCGGCGCCGGCCGGGGCGGGGTTCCTAGCCGGCGGTGACCGGGCTGCGCCCGGCCTGGACCACCTCGAGGCCCGCCGGCATCCCCTCCACCTTGAGCGATCCTCCGTGGGCCTCGATGCGGACCCGGCCCCCGCCGAGCGGCACCCGGTCGACGACGATGTCCCCCATCTCCTCGGGGACCACGGGGGACAGCCACACCTTGCCCTGGGGCACCCAGGGGTCGAGGCGGAGCAGGGTGCGGAGCAGCAGGAGGGGAACGGACGAGGCCAGGGCGTGGGGCGCACAGGCGGTGGGGTGGGCCAGCACGGCCGGGAGCTCGTCCCTACCGAGGCCGCAGTACAGCTCGGGCAGCCGGCCCCGGCACGCCTCGGCGGCGTCGACGAGCTGCATGACCACCCGCACCGCCTCCTCGACGTAGCCGTAGCGCATCAGGCCGGCGGCCACGATGGCGGCATCGTGGGGCCAGACGGACCCGCAGTGCAGGCTCATCGGGTTGTAGCCCGCCATGGACGAGGCGAGGGTGCGCACGCCCCATCCCGAGAGCATCTCGGGCGAAACCAGCCGCTTCGCCATCTCGTCGGCCTTGTCCTCGTCGACTATCCCGGTCCAGAGGCAGTGACCGACGTTCGACGCCAGGGCGTCGGCCGGCTGCTTGCGGGCGTCGAGGGCCATGGCGTACCAGCCCCGGTGCGGCAGCCAGAAGTCGCGGTTGAATGCTTCCTTCAGGGCGGCGGCGCGCCCGAACCAGACCGAGGCCGCGGCCTCGTCCCCCGCCTCCCGGGCGAAGTGGCCCCGCGCCACATAGCCGGCGTACACGTAGGCCTGGACCTCGCAGAGGGCGATCGGCGTCTCGGCCACCGAGCCGTCCGCCGAGCGGACAGCGGTCGGGCTCTCCTTCCAGCCCTGGTTGGGCAGGCCCCGGTCGGTGGCGCGCTGGTACTCGACGTAGCCGTCCCCGTCGCGGTCGCCGAACTGCGTTACCCACTCGAGGGCGCGGTCGGCGTGGGGAAGCAGCTCGTCGACGATCTCACGGGCCAGGCCCCACCGGCGCAGCTCTCCGAGCAGCATCACGAACAGGGGGCTGGCGTCGGCGGTGCCGTAGTACGACTGGCCGGCGTCGAGGGAGAGGTGGGTGGCGTCGCCGAATCGCATGTGGTGCAGGATCCGGCCCGGCTCCTCCTCGGTGCGGGGGTCGACGTCGCGGCCCTGGAAGCGGGCCAACGTCTGCAACACACCGAGGGCCAGGTCGGGGTCGAGGGGCAGGGCCATCCACGACGCGAGCAGGGCGTCGCGGCCGACGAGGGTCATGGCCCACGGCAGGCCCCCGGCGACGATCAGCCGCTCCGGGTGGTCGGGATCGAACAGCCGCAGCGAGCCGAGATCCTCGGCGCTGCGCGCCAGCGTCGACTCGAAGCCGACGTGGTCGGTCGTCACCATCGGCACCTGCCGGCGCCAGCGGGCCAGCCGCTCCATGGGGACGGTGCGCTCCACCGGCTCCCCGCAGCGGTGCCGGGGGACCACCACCTCGGCGTCGACCAGCGGGCTCACCTCGATGCAGGTCGACCACGATCCGCCCGCGGCCACGATCAGCTCGAAGGACGCCCCGGCGGCGTCGACCTTGGCGCCGGCGCCGAACGCCACCCGCACGCCCCGTCGGGAGGGCCCCCGCTGCCAGTGGATGGCCAGGGCGCCGGGCTCGACGTCGGTCCACACCTGCCCGCCCGCCACCGTGGGGTGGGCGCCCTGGTCCTCTCCGGCCCCGCCCGCCGGCGCCTTCCCCCCCGACCCGTCCCCGAGGCCCCCGAGCTTCGCCGCCAGCACCTCGGCGAAGTCCGAGTCGATCAGCACCTCTAGCGAGCAGTAGGCCGCCTCCCGGCCGTAGTTCCGGAGCTCGAGGTCCTCTCGCATGCCCCGGCCCACCAGCCGGCGGCGGGAGAGGAGGAGGGTGGGCTCACCCGGGGCCGCTCCCGAGTGGGCCCGGTAGACGAAGGTGGCGTCGGACGGATCGACGACCTCCCCGGTCGGCCGGTCGGTGACCGTCGCCCCGAGGGGCTCGGGTCGGACCCCGTTGACGCGGACCTCGAGGCGGGAGACCAGCCGGCGGTCCTGGTAGTAGAGGCCGTCGAGGGGGTCGACGCCGATCTCCCCGCCTGCCGCCGAAACAGCGAAGCAGGACCCTTCGACCAGAACCACCCGGGTCTGCACCGGGCGGGACTGTAGCGGTGGGCCGGAAAGCCGCAGATCCACCCTCCGGCCGGGTTTCTCCTACGCCGGTAGTGCAAATATAATTCTGGGTGTGACGACCCCCCTGTTCCAGGTCGAGGGCCTGGAGGTGACGGCCGAGGGCGCCCCCATCCTCCGGGGCGTCGACCTGACCGTCGGCGAGGGGGAGGTCCACGCCCTGATGGGGCCCAACGGCTCGGGGAAGTCGACCTTGGCGAACGCCCTCCTGGGCAACCCGACCTACGTGGTCACCGCCGGGCGGATCCTGTACCGGGGAGAGGACATCACCGCCTGGCCCACCGACGTGCGGGCCAAGGCCGGCGTGTTCCTCGCCTTCCAGTACCCCGAGGAGATCGCCGGGGTCCCGGTCGTCCAGTTCCTGCGCCAGGCCCTGTCGGCCCGCAAGGGGATGGAGCTGTCGGTGCTCGAGCTCCGGGTGGCGATCATGGAGTGGATGGAGCGCCTCGGGATGGACCGCTCGTTCGGAGACCGCTACCTGAACGAGGGCTTCTCGGGCGGGGAGAAGAAGCGCAACGAGATCCTGCAGATGGCCATCCTCGAGCCGGAGATGGCGATACTCGACGAGACCGACTCCGGGCTCGACATCGACGCCCTGCGCACCGTGGCCGAGGGGGTCGGGCAGGTCCGCCGGGTCCGGCCCGGCCTCGGCGTGCTCCTGATCACCCACTACCAGCGGATCCTCGGCTACCTCCGCCCCGACCGGGTGCACATATTGATGGACGGGCGCGTCGTCGCCAGCGGCGGGCCCGAGCTGGCCGAGCGCCTCGAGCGCGAGGGATACGAGGCGTGGCGGCCGGGCAGCCCGACGCTGGAGGCGTCGTGACCTCCATCGACGTCGCCGCCGTCAAGGCCGACTTCCCGATCCTCGGCCGCGAGGTCAACGGCCACCGCCTGGTCTACCTCGACTCGGCGTCCAGCTCGCAGAAGCCCCGCCCGGTCGTCGACGCCATGACCCGCTACTACGAGACGACCCACGCCAACGTGCACCGGGGCGTCTACACGATCGCCGAGGAGGCCACCCGTCTGTTCGAGGAGGGGCGGGCCCGCATGGCCCGGTTCCTCAACGCCCGTCAGTCCCGCGAGATCGTCTTCACCAAGAACGTTACCGAGGCCATCAACCTCGTGGCGGGCAGCTGGGGCCGGGCCAACCTCGGTGCCGGTGACGCCGTGCTGCTGACCGAGATGGAGCATCACGCCAACCTCGTCCCGTGGCTGATGCTGGCCCAGGAGCGCGGCATCCAGCTGCGCTACCTGCCGGTCACCGACGACGGGCTGCTCGATCTCAGCGACCTCGAGCGGTTGGTCGACGGCGTCAAGCTGGTCGGGGTCACGTGCATGTCGAACGTGCTCGGGACCATCAACCCGGTACGCGAGATCGCCGACGCCGCCCACGCCGCCGGCGCCCTGTGCCTGGCCGACGCCGCCCAGCTCGTCCCCCACATGGCCACGGACGTGCAGGCCCTCGGCGTCGATTTCCTCGGCTTCACCGGCCACAAGATGCTCGGCCCGACCGGCATCGGCGGGCTGTGGGCCCGCGCCGACCTGCTGGAGGAGATGCCCCCGTTCCTGGGGGGCGGGGAGATGATCAGCGACGTGCGCCTCGACGGGTTCTCCACCAACGAGATCCCGTGGAAGTTCGAGGCGGGCACACCTCCGATCGCCGAGGCCGTCGGTCTGGGCGTGGCCGTCGAGTACCTCGAGAACCTGGGTATGGACGCCGTGCGCGCCCACGAGATCGAGCTCACCACGTACGCCCTGGAGACGCTGCGGGAGCGCCACGACGACCTGGTGATCTACGGCCCCCACGACGCCGCCGGCCGGGGCGGCGTGCTCTCCATGCAGCTGGCCGACATCCACGCCCACGACCTGTCCCAGGTGCTCGACCAGTCCGGCGTGTGCGTGCGGGCGGGGCACCACTGCGCCAAGCCGCTCATGCGCCGCTTCGGCGTCAGCGCCACGGCGCGGGCGTCGCTGTACATCTACAACGACCGTTCCGATGTCGACGAGCTGTCCGAGGCCCTGGCGGAGGCCCGGAAGTTCTTCGCCTGACCACGAGGACGCAAGAGGGAATGCCGGGACTCGAAGACCTGTACCGAGAGATCATCCTCGACCACTACCGCAACCCCCGCAACCGCGGGGAGCTGCCGGTGCCGCCGGCCGAGCGCTTCGAGGGCTTCAACCCCCTGTGCGGGGACGAGATCATCCTGTTCCTCGAGGTGCGGGACGGGCGGGTCGAGGATCTGCGCATCGCCGGCCAGGGCTGCTCGATCAGCCAGTCGTCGGCGTCGATGATGTCCGGCGCCGTCAAGGGCAAGACCGTGGACGAGGCCCGGGCCCTGATCCGGGCGTTCAAGTCCATGATGTCGATCCACGAGGCCCGCCTCGACTCCGATGGTGAGCCCGAGGACGGCGGTGCCGACGGGTCAGCGGCCGGCTCGGGGGAGACCCCGCCCCTCGGCGACCTCGAGGCCCTGCAGGGAGTGGTGAAGTTCCCCGTGCGGATCAAGTGCGCCACGCTGTCGTGGAACACCCTGGACCAGGGACTTACGGCGGCCGAGGCCGGCGCCGGCTAGGCGCAGAAGGACCCGACGAGCGCGGCCAGCTCGGCCGGCTTCTCTATCGGCAGGAGGTGGGCGGCTCCCTCCACGGTCTCCAGGCGGGCCCCCGGGATCTCCGACACGTAGGTCTCGGCGTGGGCGGCGGGGATCAGCGTGTCCTGCGCACCCCGCACGACCAGCGTCGGAGCGGTGACCCGGTGCAGCCGCTTGCGCAGCTTGGGGTCGTGCAGGTACGGATCCCAACCCAGCCGGGCCACGGCGGCGAGCATCTGGTACTGCGGCGCCACCATCTCGAAGGTGACGTCGGCCTGGTCCATCTGGGCGAAGGCCTTCATCATCACCGCCATCGGCTGGGACTGGTCGGCGAAGAGGTCCTCCGCCATCTCGTCGGGACCCCGCCCGAAGATGTCCTTGATCTCGGCACCCTGGATGTACAGCCCGGCCGGGTTCACCAGGACCAGGCGGCCGACCCGGTCGGGGTACCGCGTCGCCAGCTCCGCCGCCATCCAGCCCCCGAGCGACGTCCCGACCACCGCCGGCGCGTCGAGCCCCAGGGTGTCGAGGACGTCGAGGAGGTGGAAGGTGGCGTCCTCCATGTCGTCGATCTGCTCGATGCCCTCGGACTCCCCGAAGCCCGGGAACACCGGGGCCACCAGGGCGAACGAGCCCGCCAGGGCATCGAAGAGGGCCAGCCCCTCACCCTCCCCCATGGCCGAGTGCAGGTAGACCAGAGGCGAGCCCGTCCCGCCGCGGCGGACCTGCACCTTGCCCACCCGGGTGGGCAGCAGCTCGGCGCTGACCGCCGTCACGCCGCGCTCCGGGCCAGCATGGGCTGGCCCTCCGGGAAGCGCTGGCGCAGCCGGGGCATCACCTCGCGGGCGAACAGCTCGAGATTGCGCCGGGTGGCGTCGGCCGGGAGCGTGCCCAGCTGGAACAGGCCGAGCAGGTTCCCCGTGCCGAGCCGGGTGAGATTGGCCTCCAGCTGCTCGTACACCGTCTCGGGGGACCCGACGATGGCGTACTGCCCCTCGACGGTCTGCTCCCACGTGTCCAGGTTGAGGGCAAACGTGCCCCGTCCCTTCATGATGTTCTCGATCGAGCGCAGCGTCGTGTAGCCCGGCGGCTGGATGTCGATGCCGGGCAGCAGCCGCTTGACGAAGTACCACCAGTGCTCCTCGAACTCCCGGCGGGCCTGTTCGTCGGTCTCGGCCACGTAGATCGGGGTCAGCCAGCCCGCCTGCGCCGGGTCGTAGGTGTAGCCCTCCTTCTCGCACGCCTCGCGGAACAGGCGGAACTGCCGGTCGAAGACGTCGATGTGGAAGTAGGGGATGCCCATGTAGGCGTAGTGGTGGCGCGCCACGAACTCCATGGTCTCCAACGAGCCGGCACCCGGGATCCACACCTCGGGGTGGGGCTTCTGCACGGGCTTGGGCCAGGTGTTGACGAAGCGCAGCCGGTAGTGGCGGCCGATGAACTCGGAGGGGCCGTCCTCGGTCCACGCCTTCATGATCACGTCGTGGGCCTCCTGGAACCGCTCCCGGGCGTGGGCCGGGTTGATCGAGAACGAGTAGTACTCGGGACCCCCGCCCACCACGAAGCCGGCGATCAGCCGGCCCCCGGAGATGTTGTCGATCATGGCGAACTCCTCCGCCACCCGGGTCGGGGGGTCGTAGAGCGGAAGGGCGTTGCCCACCACCGCGATCCGCACCCGTGACGTCAGCCGGGCCAGGATCGACGCGATCAGGTTCGGCGAGGGCATGATCCCGTAGGCGTTCTGGTGGTGCTCGTTCACGCAGACGCCGTCGAAGCCCAGGTCCTCGGCGGCGACGAGCTCGTCGATGTACCGGTTGTAGACCTGGGTGCCGACGGCGGGATCGAAGAAGGCGTTGGGGCAGGTCACCCACGCCGGGCCGTCGTAGTCCTGCGGCAACGCCGGGTAGGGCATCAGATGGAAGCTGAAGAAGCGCACGTGCCACCCCCGTGACTGACGAGGGTGTCATCGTAACGCTGCGCCGTCAGCGGGGGTCCGGCTCCCCCCCGTAGCCGGCGTAGCCCGTCCGCTCCAGCTCGGTGGCCAGCTCCGGCCCCCCGGTGTCGACGATCCGGCCCTGCGACAGGACGTGCACGGTTCCCGGGACCAGCTCGGTGAGCAGGCGGCTGTAGTGGGTGATGGCCAGGACCCCGAGATCGAACTCGGTCGTCGCTGCCGCCACCCGGCGGGAGACCAGCCGGAGGGCGTCGACGTCGAGACCGGAGTCGATCTCGTCGAGGACGGCGAAGCGGGGGCGGAGGACGCCGAGCTGGACGGTCTCGAAGCGCTTCTTCTCGCCGCCGGACATGTCCACGTTGAGGCCGCGGACCAGCATCGCCTCGGACTGGCCGACCCGGGCCGCCTCCTCGGCCAGCCGGGCCCCGACGGCCCCGACGGCCCCCGGCCCACCGGTCCCACCGGCGCCGGCCCCGTCAGCCGAGCCGTTGCCCCCCGGGGACCGGGCGGCCAGGGCCGCCTCCAGGGCGTCGGCCAGCCCCACCCCCGGCACCTCGACCGGGTACTGCAGGGCCAGGAACAGCCCGGCCTGGGCCCGCTTCCACGTCGGCAGATCCAGCAGCTCCACGCCGTCGATGGTCACGCTGCCCCCGGTCACCCGGTAGCCGGGGCGGCCCATGAGCACGTGGGCCAGGGTGCTCTTCCCGGATCCGTTGGGGCCCATCACGGCGTGGACCTGGCCGCTGTGCACCTCGAGGTCGATGCCCCGCAGGATCTCCCGGCTCGCCACCCCGGCCCGGAGCCCCTCGACTCGCAGCACACTCACGTCCCCGCCCCCTTCGTCACGGCAGCTCCACCATCACGTCGCCGTCCTTGACCGCGACGGTGTACACCGGCACCGGCTTGGTGGCCGGCAGCGACTGGGGCTCTCCGTCCAGGAGGGAGAAGGTGCTGCCGTGCTTCCAGCACTCGATCTCCCGCTCCTCGGGATAGACCTCCCCCTCCGCCAGCGAGAAGTTGGCGTGGCTGCACCGGTCCCCGATGGCGTAGAAGTCGTCCTCGATCCGCACCAGGCAGACGCGGTGTCCGGCCACGTCGAACCGCTTGGCGGTCCCCGCCTCCATCTCGTCGACGCCGCACAGACGGACGGGGTCCATCAGGTGCCATCCCGTCCCTCGAGCTTGGCGGCCACCAGCTCGCGCACCGCTTCGTGCATCCCCGGGGCCGGCGCCATCCGCAGGAGGTCCTGGAAGAACCCGAGGACGATGAGCTGGCGAGCGGCGTCGGGTGGAACGCCGCGGCTCTCCAGGTAGTACTGCTGCTCCTCGTCGACCGGTCCCACGGCCGACGCGTGGCTGCAG
It includes:
- a CDS encoding acyl-CoA dehydrogenase family protein, with the protein product MNFAFSEEQEELRRSVRRFLDDTSPVTEVRRLMETTEGYDPAVWSQMGQQLGLQGLHIPEEYGGSGYTYVELIVVLEEMGKSLLCAPYFSTVALAANAILAGGDDAAKKELLPGIASGETIATLALTEDNGRWDLEGIQLEATKSGDGYTLDGHKMFVIDGHTANLIVVVARTAAGISFFAVDGDASGLTRKALSTMDMTRKQARLEFSKTPARLIGTDGGGQAALSKTLDLAAVALAAEQVGGAQRCLDMSVEYAKVRIQFGRPIGSFQAIKHKCADMLLEVESAKSAAYYAGWAAAEDSDELPVVASLAKAYCSEAYFHAAAENIQIHGGIGFTWEHDAHLYFKRAKSSELLLGDPTYHRELLAQRIGI
- a CDS encoding MBL fold metallo-hydrolase; translated protein: MTLHYEDTQAEIHRVVVGPMDNNVYVLRCRETGEAVLLDAANEHERLLDLCRDLGVRRVLETHGHWDHIQAVPAVRDAGYDVGVTQADAGMLPSYDFILEDDTVITVGRLRLRTIHTPGHTPGSMSFRLEGSPVLFSGDTLFPGGPGATKFEGGDFPTIIRSIEDRLFSRLEPEVVVLPGHGDDTTIGTERPHLQEWVDRGW
- a CDS encoding glycogen debranching N-terminal domain-containing protein; its protein translation is MQTRVVLVEGSCFAVSAAGGEIGVDPLDGLYYQDRRLVSRLEVRVNGVRPEPLGATVTDRPTGEVVDPSDATFVYRAHSGAAPGEPTLLLSRRRLVGRGMREDLELRNYGREAAYCSLEVLIDSDFAEVLAAKLGGLGDGSGGKAPAGGAGEDQGAHPTVAGGQVWTDVEPGALAIHWQRGPSRRGVRVAFGAGAKVDAAGASFELIVAAGGSWSTCIEVSPLVDAEVVVPRHRCGEPVERTVPMERLARWRRQVPMVTTDHVGFESTLARSAEDLGSLRLFDPDHPERLIVAGGLPWAMTLVGRDALLASWMALPLDPDLALGVLQTLARFQGRDVDPRTEEEPGRILHHMRFGDATHLSLDAGQSYYGTADASPLFVMLLGELRRWGLAREIVDELLPHADRALEWVTQFGDRDGDGYVEYQRATDRGLPNQGWKESPTAVRSADGSVAETPIALCEVQAYVYAGYVARGHFAREAGDEAAASVWFGRAAALKEAFNRDFWLPHRGWYAMALDARKQPADALASNVGHCLWTGIVDEDKADEMAKRLVSPEMLSGWGVRTLASSMAGYNPMSLHCGSVWPHDAAIVAAGLMRYGYVEEAVRVVMQLVDAAEACRGRLPELYCGLGRDELPAVLAHPTACAPHALASSVPLLLLRTLLRLDPWVPQGKVWLSPVVPEEMGDIVVDRVPLGGGRVRIEAHGGSLKVEGMPAGLEVVQAGRSPVTAG
- the sufC gene encoding Fe-S cluster assembly ATPase SufC is translated as MTTPLFQVEGLEVTAEGAPILRGVDLTVGEGEVHALMGPNGSGKSTLANALLGNPTYVVTAGRILYRGEDITAWPTDVRAKAGVFLAFQYPEEIAGVPVVQFLRQALSARKGMELSVLELRVAIMEWMERLGMDRSFGDRYLNEGFSGGEKKRNEILQMAILEPEMAILDETDSGLDIDALRTVAEGVGQVRRVRPGLGVLLITHYQRILGYLRPDRVHILMDGRVVASGGPELAERLEREGYEAWRPGSPTLEAS
- a CDS encoding SufS family cysteine desulfurase; amino-acid sequence: MTSIDVAAVKADFPILGREVNGHRLVYLDSASSSQKPRPVVDAMTRYYETTHANVHRGVYTIAEEATRLFEEGRARMARFLNARQSREIVFTKNVTEAINLVAGSWGRANLGAGDAVLLTEMEHHANLVPWLMLAQERGIQLRYLPVTDDGLLDLSDLERLVDGVKLVGVTCMSNVLGTINPVREIADAAHAAGALCLADAAQLVPHMATDVQALGVDFLGFTGHKMLGPTGIGGLWARADLLEEMPPFLGGGEMISDVRLDGFSTNEIPWKFEAGTPPIAEAVGLGVAVEYLENLGMDAVRAHEIELTTYALETLRERHDDLVIYGPHDAAGRGGVLSMQLADIHAHDLSQVLDQSGVCVRAGHHCAKPLMRRFGVSATARASLYIYNDRSDVDELSEALAEARKFFA
- a CDS encoding SUF system NifU family Fe-S cluster assembly protein; this translates as MPGLEDLYREIILDHYRNPRNRGELPVPPAERFEGFNPLCGDEIILFLEVRDGRVEDLRIAGQGCSISQSSASMMSGAVKGKTVDEARALIRAFKSMMSIHEARLDSDGEPEDGGADGSAAGSGETPPLGDLEALQGVVKFPVRIKCATLSWNTLDQGLTAAEAGAG
- a CDS encoding alpha/beta hydrolase, with the protein product MTAVSAELLPTRVGKVQVRRGGTGSPLVYLHSAMGEGEGLALFDALAGSFALVAPVFPGFGESEGIEQIDDMEDATFHLLDVLDTLGLDAPAVVGTSLGGWMAAELATRYPDRVGRLVLVNPAGLYIQGAEIKDIFGRGPDEMAEDLFADQSQPMAVMMKAFAQMDQADVTFEMVAPQYQMLAAVARLGWDPYLHDPKLRKRLHRVTAPTLVVRGAQDTLIPAAHAETYVSEIPGARLETVEGAAHLLPIEKPAELAALVGSFCA
- a CDS encoding LLM class flavin-dependent oxidoreductase, giving the protein MRFFSFHLMPYPALPQDYDGPAWVTCPNAFFDPAVGTQVYNRYIDELVAAEDLGFDGVCVNEHHQNAYGIMPSPNLIASILARLTSRVRIAVVGNALPLYDPPTRVAEEFAMIDNISGGRLIAGFVVGGGPEYYSFSINPAHARERFQEAHDVIMKAWTEDGPSEFIGRHYRLRFVNTWPKPVQKPHPEVWIPGAGSLETMEFVARHHYAYMGIPYFHIDVFDRQFRLFREACEKEGYTYDPAQAGWLTPIYVAETDEQARREFEEHWWYFVKRLLPGIDIQPPGYTTLRSIENIMKGRGTFALNLDTWEQTVEGQYAIVGSPETVYEQLEANLTRLGTGNLLGLFQLGTLPADATRRNLELFAREVMPRLRQRFPEGQPMLARSAA
- the sufC gene encoding Fe-S cluster assembly ATPase SufC yields the protein MSVLRVEGLRAGVASREILRGIDLEVHSGQVHAVMGPNGSGKSTLAHVLMGRPGYRVTGGSVTIDGVELLDLPTWKRAQAGLFLALQYPVEVPGVGLADALEAALAARSPGGNGSADGAGAGGTGGPGAVGAVGARLAEEAARVGQSEAMLVRGLNVDMSGGEKKRFETVQLGVLRPRFAVLDEIDSGLDVDALRLVSRRVAAATTEFDLGVLAITHYSRLLTELVPGTVHVLSQGRIVDTGGPELATELERTGYAGYGGEPDPR
- a CDS encoding non-heme iron oxygenase ferredoxin subunit gives rise to the protein MDPVRLCGVDEMEAGTAKRFDVAGHRVCLVRIEDDFYAIGDRCSHANFSLAEGEVYPEEREIECWKHGSTFSLLDGEPQSLPATKPVPVYTVAVKDGDVMVELP